The following proteins are encoded in a genomic region of Populus trichocarpa isolate Nisqually-1 chromosome 13, P.trichocarpa_v4.1, whole genome shotgun sequence:
- the LOC7487728 gene encoding probable UDP-N-acetylglucosamine--peptide N-acetylglucosaminyltransferase SEC has product MISLQNGARPVVFGSARDDAVGGFQVKIEPPASVSAASSAALSLLPFKCRDSHHEVVDEDAHLGLAHQLYKSGNYKQALEHSSVVYERSPQRTDNLLLLGAIYYQLQDYDMCIAKNEEALRLEPRFAECYGNMANAWKEKGDIDLAIRYYLVSIELRPNFADAWSNLASAYMRKGRLNEASQCCRQALTLNPHLVDAHSNLGNLMKAQGLVQEAYSCYLEALRIQPTFAIAWSNLAGLFMESGDLNRALQYYKEAVKLKPKFPDAYLNLGNVYKALGMPQEAIVCYQQAVQARPKYAMAFGNLASTYYERGQLDLAILHYKQAIACDQRFLEAYNNLGNALKDVGRVDEAIQCYNQCLSLQPNHPQALTNLGNIYMEWNMSAAAASCYKATLAVTTGLSAPFSNLAVIYKQQGNYSDAISCYNEVLRIEPLAADGLVNRGNTYKEIGRVSEAIQDYINAITIRPNMAEAHANLASAYKDSGHVEAAIKSYRKALLLRTDFPEATCNLLHTLQCVCCWEDRDKMFNEVEGIIRRQISMAVLPSVQPFHAIAYPIDPVLALEISRKYAAHCSIIASRFALPPFKHPAPLAVKHERGSGRLRIGYVSSDFGNHPLSHLMGSVFGMHNRENVEVFCYALSPNDGTEWRQRTQFEAEHFIDVSAMTSDMIAKLINEDKIQILINLNGYTKGARNEIFAMQPAPIQVSYMGFPGTTGATYIDYLVTDEFVSPTRFSHIYSEKLVHLPHCYFVNDYKQKNLDVLDPTCQHKRSDYGLPEDKFIFACFNQLYKMDPEIFNTWCNILKRVPNSALWLLRFPAAGEMRLRAYAVAQGVQPDQIIFTDVAMKQEHIRRSALADLFLDTPLCNAHTTGTDILWAGLPMVTMPLEKMATRVAGSLCLATGLGDEMIVSSMKEYEERAVSLALNRPKLQSLTNRLKAARMTCPLFDTRRWVRNLDRAYFKMWSIHCSGQQPHHFKVAENDFDFP; this is encoded by the exons ATGATTTCGTTGCAGAACGGAGCTCGGCCGGTTGTGTTTGGTTCGGCTCGCGATGACGCCGTCGGTGGCTTCCAGGTGAAGATCGAGCCACCCGCTTCGGTTTCGGCGGCTTCTTCGGCTGCTTTGAGCTTGTTGCCTTTTAAATGCCGTGATTCTCATCATGAag TTGTGGATGAAGACGCACACTTGGGGCTGGCGCATCAGCTGTACAAATCTGGGAATTACAAACAAGCATTAGAGCATAGCAGTGTTGTTTATGAGAGAAGTCCGCAGCGGACTGataatcttcttcttttgggtGCTATTTATTATcag TTGCAAGATTATGATATGTGCATTGCAAAAAATGAGGAAGCTCTTCGACTTGAGCCACGTTTTGCGGAGTGTTATGGAAACATGGCAAATGCTTGGAAG gAGAAGGGTGATATTGATCTTGCAATTCGATACTATTTGGTTTCCATTGAG CTTCGACCCAACTTTGCTGATGCTTGGTCAAATTTGGCTAGTGCATACATGCGAAAGGGAAGACTTAATGAGGCATCGCAGTGTTGTCGTCAGGCCTTGACATTGAATCCTCAtctg GTTGATGCTCATAGCAATCTTGGGAACTTAATGAAGGCACAAGGATTGGTGCAAGAA GCATACAGTTGCTACCTTGAGGCTCTACGGATACAACCAACTTTTGCTATTGCGTGGTCAAATCTTGCTGGTCTCTTTATGGAGTCTGGTGATCTTAACAGAGCTCTTCAATATTATAAG GAAGCTGTAAAACTTAAACCTAAATTTCCTGATGCCTACCTAAATCTTGGAAATGTTTATAAG GCCTTAGGAATGCCACAAGAGGCTATAGTGTGCTATCAGCAAGCAGTTCAGGCACGACCGAAATATGCAATGGCTTTTG GAAATTTGGCTAGTACATATTATGAGCGTGGCCAACTGGATTTGGCAATTCTTCATTATAAGCAAGCCATTGCTTGTGATCAGAGATTTTTAGAGGCTTACAATAACTTG GGAAATGCATTGAAAGATGTTGGTCGAGTGGATGAAGCAATCCAATGCTATAAT CAATGCCTTTCACTACAACCAAACCACCCGCAAGCACTTACCAATCTTgggaatatatatatggaatg GAACAtgtctgctgctgctgcttcatGTTATAAGGCCACTCTGGCTGTCACAACAGGGCTGTCTGCTCCTTTCAGTAATCTTGCTGTAATCTATAAACAACAG GGAAATTACTCAGATGCTATATCATGCTATAATGAGGTTCTTCGAATTGAACCTTTGGCAGCTGATGGACTTGTAAATAGGGGCAACACTTACAAGGAGATTGGTAGAGTAAGTGAGGCAATTCAAGACTACATTAATGCTATCACTATCCGGCCAAACATGGCAGAAGCCCATGCAAATTTGGCTTCAGCTTATAAAGACAG TGGACATGTGGAGGCTGCTATAAAGAGCTATAGGAAGGCACTGCTTCTGCGAACAGACTTTCCAGAAGCAACATGCAACCTGCTACATACTTTGCAG tgTGTCTGCTGCTGGGAGGATCGTGATAAAATGTTCAATGAAGTTGAAGGGATTATTAGGAGACAGATTTCG ATGGCAGTTCTTCCTAGTGTGCAGCCTTTTCATGCTATTGCATATCCTATCGATCCAGTGCTTGCACTTGAAATCAG TCGTAAATACGCGGCTCATTGCTCCATAATTGCATCTCGTTTTGCCCTTCCTCCCTTCAAGCATCCTGCCCCTCTTGCTGTTAAGCATGAGCGTGGAAGCGGGAGACTTAGGATTGGATATGTGAGCAGTGACTTTGGGAACCATCCCTTGTCACACCTTATGGGATCTGTATTTGGCATGCACAACAGAGAAAATGTTGAG GTGTTCTGCTATGCCTTGAGTCCAAATGATGGTACCGAGTGGAGGCAGCGGACCCAGTTTGAAGCTGAGCATTTTATAGATGTATCTGCCATGACATCTGATATGATTGCTAAACTAATTAATGAGGACAAGATACAAATCCTTATCAACCTTAATGGGTATACCAAG GGGGCAAGAAATGAAATATTTGCAATGCAGCCTGCACCCATACAGGTTTCATACATGGGATTCCCTGGGACCACAGGAGCAACATACATTGATTATTTGGTCACTGATGAG TTTGTTTCACCCACCCGTTTCTCACATATTTATTCTGAAAAGCTGGTTCACCTGCCGCATTGCTACTTTGTGAATGATTATAAACAG AAAAATTTGGATGTGTTGGATCCAACGTGCCAGCACAAGCGATCTGATTATGGCCTCCCTgaagataaatttatatttgcatGCTTCAATCAGCTGTACAAAATGGATCCTGAAATCTTTAATACTTG GTGCAACATTCTTAAACGTGTACCCAACAGTGCACTTTGGCTCCTTAGGTTCCCTGCTGCAGGGGAAATGAGACTCCGTGCAT ATGCTGTTGCCCAAGGGGTGCAGCCAGACCAAATTATTTTCACAGATGTTGCCATGAAACAAGAGCACATCAGACGAAGTGCTTTGGCAGATTTATTTCTTGACAC gcCATTATGCAATGCCCATACCACAGGGACAGATATTCTGTGGGCAGGTTTGCCAATGGTGACCATGCCCCTTGAGAAAATGGCTACTAGAGTTGCTGGATCACTCTGTCTTGCCACTGGACTTGGGGACGAGATGATTGTAAGCAG TATGAAAGAATATGAAGAGAGGGCCGTGTCTCTTGCATTAAACCGGCCAAAGCTTCAGTCTCTAACAAATAGACTGAAGGCAGCCCGTATGACTTGCCCTCTGTTTGACACAAGACGCTGG GTTAGAAACCTGGATAGGGCATATTTCAAAATGTGGAGTATTCATTGCTCAGGCCAGCAACCCCACCACTTTAAGGTTGctgaaaatgattttgatttccCATAA